Proteins encoded in a region of the Zea mays cultivar B73 chromosome 4, Zm-B73-REFERENCE-NAM-5.0, whole genome shotgun sequence genome:
- the LOC103654028 gene encoding protein FAM32A-like: MLEYQNVVGGRLKLKGKALDVKDGGVIKKKKYQREKSSQTESDKNGDERNPHSDYDYLTPTERRYMEQKQKIDMKKMAKVVNKSYKDRMQDFNQYLANLSEHYNIPKVGPG; the protein is encoded by the coding sequence ATGTTGGAATACCAAAACGTCGTTGGGGGACGGCTGAAGCTGAAGGGTAAAGCGCTGGACGTGAAGGATGGTGGTGTAATAAAAAAGAAGAAGTACCAGCGTGAGAAGTCGTCTCAAACTGAATCTGATAAGAATGGAGACGAAAGGAACCCACATTCTGACTATGACTATCTCACGCCAACAGAGCGCCGCTACATGGAACAGAAGCAGAAGATCGACATGAAGAAGATGGCCAAAGTCGTAAACAAGTCGTACAAGGACCGCATGCAGGACTTCAACCAGTACCTGGCTAACCTCAGCGAGCACTATAACATCCCCAAAGTTGGTCCTGGCTAA